The Setaria viridis chromosome 9, Setaria_viridis_v4.0, whole genome shotgun sequence sequence tgcagcagtagAAATTTTGCTGAACTCGAGCTTCTCCAATATCCATTTTTAGTCTGAAGAAATTGAGAAGTTTTGCATCACACTACAGTTTGTACATAGCAGCACGCCAGCACTGCAGCAGTAGAAATTTTGCTGAACAACTCGAGCTTCTCCAATATCCAGGCAATCCTCACAGAATCATGAATAGGGAGCATATCAATTACTTATTTTAGTAACTTGAACAGCGCAACACATGTCCATAGTGGCATAGTCCATACATAATTTGGCAGACAACAAGGAAGTACATGGCAGATCCAAACCTTCATGGTCTTCTGGAAAGCCATGAGGATATTTTTACACAGCAACAAACCCATAAATCATCAGGCGGTCTTTCATAGCACCAAGTCTATAATGGCATACAAATCCACAGTAGTAGGCGGGTCCACGATGCAGGAGCATGAAACACATAGATGACGCCTAGCGTGCTCGAGCACTGATCACATCAAGGGTGATTTCACTAGCATCAGTAGCCTGCAGATCCACCTGAATGCCATTGAGCCCACTCTTGAATTTTTGGTTTGAGGTGGCGTAAAGCATCTTGCTCTTCACCTTGGCGGTGTCTGGGGACCTTGCAATTCAGAAGTAACACATCTCATGGGTGAGCAGCTTCGCAGCAAGCACGGGTAATAAGGAATGCAAACAGGAGAGGAGTGCACAAGCAATACCATAGGATATAGAAGATCCTACTCTTTTGGACATCCTCTGCAGTAACAAAGTCGAAATCATAGATGGCGTATCGGCAGTCATTTTCAGGTAGGCTGTTGGTGAAATCCTCATAGGTGGTCTCGCGGTTCCCAACCTGGTCCACCACAATCTCCTTGAAGTTGTCATTCATCTTGAAAGTGATGAAACGGTGCAGCCTCTTGGACTGCAGCTCGCCGAACTTCAGCATGCACTCATCATTAACCCCGACTCCTGATCTTGCGTTTGCCTGCGAGCACGAGCAACATCATGGTTAACAGGTAACACAACATTAATGTCAATTCAAAGTACTACTGAAGTAGTAATTCAAGAAAGGTGGTTGCTTCCactcatttttatttttgcatggCAGAGCCAACTGCCCCCAGTATCCTAAACCAGGCTGGAATTGAACAAGTACATAAACTACTATAATAGACACTTCAGGGTCCATAGCCTTGAATATGGAGTGCTAAAATCTCTGGAAACGAATGGCATTTCTCATGAGACAACTCACAAGTAGAGTTTACTAATGCTAGAGATTCCAGCACGACCGCCCAGCTCATGGTCAATGGCAGTGCTAGTGTGCTACTGCTGCTACAGCCAACAGTACAGATCCACACCAGAACCAACAGGATAGCACAACAGCTGGTTGCCCTTCGATTCCGCAAGCTAAGTAGGTAGATGTATTGCAATTATACGATCTAATCAGGCGATCAGACACAGATCAGCTAAGATTCCACACCAAGCCCATCTCGCATAACCTGGATCTAACAATTCGATTTCACCCGGTAGTCCATACAACCGCGGATCCGAAGCGCCGCGCGCCACTCCCGGACCTCCAGCTAGAGCTAGACGAAACTCCCGACATCCAAATCTAAGATCGCGGAATCCCGTCAACCCGCCCCAACTTCGCTCCCAATAGTTTCCCCATCGCACACGAAACCGGGAATTCCCTCCCGAGGAAAGCATGAAACAACCGAGACAACCTCGATCCCCCTCGAATCCAACTAGATCCGACGCCTCTAGCCACTACCCTACGCTACTGCCGTACGAACAGAAACCCAAAATCAACCGCGAAACAGACGCCAGCACCGATCTGCGGAAACCACAGCACGAGGAGCGCGGAGGGGAGGCGAGGGCTTACCATCTCGGGCGAGTTCCGAAGCCgggaggctgcggcggcggaggaggagggaatcCGCTgtgcgagcgagcgagcgagcgaagAAGCGAAGCGAGGAGGGGGAAGGGACCAGTCTCGGGGGGCGGCTCGCGTTTTGATGTGGTCGCCGGGTTTTCCACCGCGCTGCGCGTACTGCGGGGTGCGGTGGGGGTGGGCCGGTGGGGTGGGTGGGCTCGCGGCGTTGCGGCCGCGGCAAGCTTCCGCAGTCGTCGGATTGGTGGGCCGACGGCTGGGATGAGCGACACGTCAGCGCGGCATGCTGTCGCCAGGGTAAATTCACGTAGTACTGAAaatgcttttttttcctttcttcttttggtATAAATGGTACTGGAATGTTTTTTTACAGACAGTAAAAAAACACGGGCAGTTCGTGGTTGCTGCCGTGGCACGTGAACGTACATCATGGCACAACGCAACGCAGTGCGATTTCGCTGTGAGCTCCttctttttccattttattcTTTTGTGAGATTCTCTCTGCTTCTTTATTTccattcttccttttttttgcgaAAGGGATTTCGGTGTGGGGAGGCTAGAGGAATGGTGGCTGCAGAAAATATCAGCGGAACCAAGAGGAAAGGGCAAGCATCCATCGACACCGACCGTAGGCCGTGGGCCGTGGCGCCG is a genomic window containing:
- the LOC117840690 gene encoding actin-depolymerizing factor 3, with amino-acid sequence MANARSGVGVNDECMLKFGELQSKRLHRFITFKMNDNFKEIVVDQVGNRETTYEDFTNSLPENDCRYAIYDFDFVTAEDVQKSRIFYILWSPDTAKVKSKMLYATSNQKFKSGLNGIQVDLQATDASEITLDVISARAR